A DNA window from Xiphias gladius isolate SHS-SW01 ecotype Sanya breed wild chromosome 3, ASM1685928v1, whole genome shotgun sequence contains the following coding sequences:
- the smurf1 gene encoding E3 ubiquitin-protein ligase SMURF1 isoform X1, whose product MSNPGTRRNGSSIKIRLTVLCAKNLAKKDFFRLPDPFAKVVVDGSGQCHSTDTVKSTLDPKWNQHYDLYIGKTDSITISIWNHKKIHKRQGAGFLGCIRLLSNAISRLKDTGYQRLDLCKLNPTDSDAVRGQIVVSLQTRDRIGSGGPVVDCRGLLENDGPVFEGCFSEEPLPYSDSTGAAGGGNCRLDSPSQESRLQTQRIRGQDPRGHGHTPQNRPHGHQPPDLPEGYEQRTTVQGQVYFLHTQTGVSTWHDPRIPRDLASVSCEELGPLPVGWEVRSTVSGRIYFVDHNNRTTQFTDPRLHTIISQQSQAKESSQAPQMDVGGEEGGGGGVGSGGGGGDGDVAARYERDLVHKLKLLRHELSLQQPQAGHCRIEVSREEIFEESYRQIMKMRPKDLKKRLMVKFRGEEGLDYGGVAREWLYLLCHEMLNPYYGLFQYSTDNIYTLQINPDSSINPDHLSYFHFVGRVMGLAVFHGHYINGSFTLPFYKQLLGKPIQLNDLETTDPELHKSLVWILENDITSVLDHTFCVEHNAFGKFLQHELKPNGRNIPVTEENKKEYVRLYVNWRFMRGIEAQFLALQKGFSELIPQHLLKPFDHKELELIIGGLGKIDLVDWKTNTRLKHCTSESNVVRWFWQAVEAFSEERRGRLLQFVTGSTRVPLQGFKALQGSTGSAGPRLFTIHLIDANTDNLPKAHTCFNRIDIPPYESYEKLYEKLLTAVEETCGFAVE is encoded by the exons ATGTCGAATCCTGGGACTCGGAGGAACGGGTCCAGCATCAAAATCCGACTGACAG TATTATGTGCCAAGAACCTTGCAAAGAAAGACTTCTTTC GCCTGCCAGATCCATTTGCCAAAGTTGTGGTGGACGGATCAGGTCAATGCCACTCTACAGACACAGTCAAGAGCACACTGGACCCCAAATGGAATCAGCACTACGACCT ttacaTTGGAAAGACAGACTCCATCACTATCAGTATATGGAACCACAAAAAGATCCATAAACGACAGGGGGCAGGCTTCCTGGGATGCATACGACTTCTTTCCAATGCTATCAGCAGGCTAAAAGACACAGGAT ACCAGCGTCTAGATCTATGTAAACTCAACCCCACGGACAGTGACGCAGTGCGGGGGCAGATTGTAG TGAGCTTACAGACACGAGACCGCATCGGCAGTGGAGGCCCTGTAGTGGACTGCCGAGGACTGTTGGAAAATGATGG gccTGTGTTTGAGGGATGTTTCAGTGAAGAGCCGCTGCCCTACTCTGACTCCACTGGAGCAGCGGGGGGCGGGAACTGCCGGCTTGATTCCCCCAGTCAGGAGAGTCGTCTTCAGACCCAGCGAATCAGAGGGCAGGACCCCAGAGGCCATGGCCACACCCCTCAGAACAGACCTCATGGGCACCAACCGCCTGACCTACCAGAGGGATACG AGCAGCGAACAACAGTGCAGGGCCAGGTGTACttccttcacacacagacaggcgTCAGCACCTGGCACGACCCTCGGATACCACG GGACCTGGCCAGCGTGAGCTGCGAGGAGCTTGGTCCATTGCCAGTGGGCTGGGAGGTCCGGAGCACCGTGTCTGGCCGGATCTACTTTGTGGACCACAACAACCGAACCACACAGTTCACAGACCCACGACTACACACCATTATCAG CCAGCAATCCCAAGCAAAGGAATCGTCCCAAGCCCCCCAGATGGATGTGGGgggtgaggaggggggaggaggaggagtgggcagcggcggaggaggaggagatggagatgtGGCAGCGCGCTACGAGAGAGACTTGGTCCATAAATTGAAGCTGCTCCGGCATGAGCTGTCCTTGCAGCAGCCTCAAGCAGGTCACTGTCGCATAGAGGTGTCCCGAGAGGAGATCTTTGAG GAGTCGTATCGGCAGATAATGAAGATGAGGCCGAAAGACCTGAAGAAGCGTCTGATGGTGAAGTTCAGGGGAGAGGAAGGCCTGGACTACGGTGGAGTGGCCAG GGAGTGGCTGTACCTGCTGTGTCATGAAATGTTGAACCCCTATTACGGCCTATTCCAGTACTCCACAGACAATATCTACACACTACAGATCAACCCCGACTCCTCCATCAACCCT GACCACCtctcatattttcactttgtggGTCGTGTGATGGGCCTTGCAGTTTTCCATGGTCACTACATTAACGGGAGCTTCACGCTGCCCTTCTACAAACAGCTGCTAGGCAAACCCATCCAGCTCAACGACCTGGAGACCACCGACCCGGAGTTGCACAAGAGCCTCGTCTGGATATT AGAGAACGACATCACTTCAGTCCTCGACCACACATTCTGTGTGGAGCACAATGCCTTTGGAAAGTTTTTACAACATGAACTCAAACCTAATGGGCGTAATATCCCCGTCACGGAGGAGAACAAGAAAGAATATGTACG gctTTATGTGAACTGGAGGTTTATGCGAGGTATTGAAGCCCAGTTTCTGGCTCTACAGAAGGGATTCAGTGAGCTCATACCCCAGCACCTCCTCAAACCTTTTGACCATAAAGAACTTGAG TTGATCATCGGTGGATTGGGGAAGATCGACCTTGTAGACTGGAAGACCAACACCCGCCTGAAGCACTGCACAAGTGAAAGCAACGTGGTGCGGTGGTTCTGGCAGGCAGTGGAGGCCTtcagtgaggagaggagaggacgcCTGCTGCAGTTTGTCACAGGCTCCACCAGGGTCCCCCTACAGGGTTTCAAGGCGCTGCAGG gcTCTACAGGTTCTGCAGGACCAAGGCTCTTTACCATCCATTTGATAGACGCCAACACAGACAACCTGCCCAAGGCTCACACGTG TTTTAACAGGATAGACATCCCTCCCTACGAGTCTTACGAGAAACTTTATGAGAAACTGCTAACAGCTGTGGAGGAGACCTGCGGATTCGCTGTGGAGTGA
- the smurf1 gene encoding E3 ubiquitin-protein ligase SMURF1 isoform X2 yields MSNPGTRRNGSSIKIRLTVLCAKNLAKKDFFRLPDPFAKVVVDGSGQCHSTDTVKSTLDPKWNQHYDLYIGKTDSITISIWNHKKIHKRQGAGFLGCIRLLSNAISRLKDTGYQRLDLCKLNPTDSDAVRGQIVVSLQTRDRIGSGGPVVDCRGLLENDGPVFEGCFSEEPLPYSDSTGAAGGGNCRLDSPSQESRLQTQRIRGQDPRGHGHTPQNRPHGHQPPDLPEGYEQRTTVQGQVYFLHTQTGVSTWHDPRIPRDLASVSCEELGPLPVGWEVRSTVSGRIYFVDHNNRTTQFTDPRLHTIISQQSQAKESSQAPQMDVGGEEGGGGGVGSGGGGGDGDVAARYERDLVHKLKLLRHELSLQQPQAGHCRIEVSREEIFEESYRQIMKMRPKDLKKRLMVKFRGEEGLDYGGVAREWLYLLCHEMLNPYYGLFQYSTDNIYTLQINPDSSINPDHLSYFHFVGRVMGLAVFHGHYINGSFTLPFYKQLLGKPIQLNDLETTDPELHKSLVWILENDITSVLDHTFCVEHNAFGKFLQHELKPNGRNIPVTEENKKEYVRLYVNWRFMRGIEAQFLALQKGFSELIPQHLLKPFDHKELELIIGGLGKIDLVDWKTNTRLKHCTSESNVVRWFWQAVEAFSEERRGRLLQFVTGSTRVPLQGFKALQGSAGPRLFTIHLIDANTDNLPKAHTCFNRIDIPPYESYEKLYEKLLTAVEETCGFAVE; encoded by the exons ATGTCGAATCCTGGGACTCGGAGGAACGGGTCCAGCATCAAAATCCGACTGACAG TATTATGTGCCAAGAACCTTGCAAAGAAAGACTTCTTTC GCCTGCCAGATCCATTTGCCAAAGTTGTGGTGGACGGATCAGGTCAATGCCACTCTACAGACACAGTCAAGAGCACACTGGACCCCAAATGGAATCAGCACTACGACCT ttacaTTGGAAAGACAGACTCCATCACTATCAGTATATGGAACCACAAAAAGATCCATAAACGACAGGGGGCAGGCTTCCTGGGATGCATACGACTTCTTTCCAATGCTATCAGCAGGCTAAAAGACACAGGAT ACCAGCGTCTAGATCTATGTAAACTCAACCCCACGGACAGTGACGCAGTGCGGGGGCAGATTGTAG TGAGCTTACAGACACGAGACCGCATCGGCAGTGGAGGCCCTGTAGTGGACTGCCGAGGACTGTTGGAAAATGATGG gccTGTGTTTGAGGGATGTTTCAGTGAAGAGCCGCTGCCCTACTCTGACTCCACTGGAGCAGCGGGGGGCGGGAACTGCCGGCTTGATTCCCCCAGTCAGGAGAGTCGTCTTCAGACCCAGCGAATCAGAGGGCAGGACCCCAGAGGCCATGGCCACACCCCTCAGAACAGACCTCATGGGCACCAACCGCCTGACCTACCAGAGGGATACG AGCAGCGAACAACAGTGCAGGGCCAGGTGTACttccttcacacacagacaggcgTCAGCACCTGGCACGACCCTCGGATACCACG GGACCTGGCCAGCGTGAGCTGCGAGGAGCTTGGTCCATTGCCAGTGGGCTGGGAGGTCCGGAGCACCGTGTCTGGCCGGATCTACTTTGTGGACCACAACAACCGAACCACACAGTTCACAGACCCACGACTACACACCATTATCAG CCAGCAATCCCAAGCAAAGGAATCGTCCCAAGCCCCCCAGATGGATGTGGGgggtgaggaggggggaggaggaggagtgggcagcggcggaggaggaggagatggagatgtGGCAGCGCGCTACGAGAGAGACTTGGTCCATAAATTGAAGCTGCTCCGGCATGAGCTGTCCTTGCAGCAGCCTCAAGCAGGTCACTGTCGCATAGAGGTGTCCCGAGAGGAGATCTTTGAG GAGTCGTATCGGCAGATAATGAAGATGAGGCCGAAAGACCTGAAGAAGCGTCTGATGGTGAAGTTCAGGGGAGAGGAAGGCCTGGACTACGGTGGAGTGGCCAG GGAGTGGCTGTACCTGCTGTGTCATGAAATGTTGAACCCCTATTACGGCCTATTCCAGTACTCCACAGACAATATCTACACACTACAGATCAACCCCGACTCCTCCATCAACCCT GACCACCtctcatattttcactttgtggGTCGTGTGATGGGCCTTGCAGTTTTCCATGGTCACTACATTAACGGGAGCTTCACGCTGCCCTTCTACAAACAGCTGCTAGGCAAACCCATCCAGCTCAACGACCTGGAGACCACCGACCCGGAGTTGCACAAGAGCCTCGTCTGGATATT AGAGAACGACATCACTTCAGTCCTCGACCACACATTCTGTGTGGAGCACAATGCCTTTGGAAAGTTTTTACAACATGAACTCAAACCTAATGGGCGTAATATCCCCGTCACGGAGGAGAACAAGAAAGAATATGTACG gctTTATGTGAACTGGAGGTTTATGCGAGGTATTGAAGCCCAGTTTCTGGCTCTACAGAAGGGATTCAGTGAGCTCATACCCCAGCACCTCCTCAAACCTTTTGACCATAAAGAACTTGAG TTGATCATCGGTGGATTGGGGAAGATCGACCTTGTAGACTGGAAGACCAACACCCGCCTGAAGCACTGCACAAGTGAAAGCAACGTGGTGCGGTGGTTCTGGCAGGCAGTGGAGGCCTtcagtgaggagaggagaggacgcCTGCTGCAGTTTGTCACAGGCTCCACCAGGGTCCCCCTACAGGGTTTCAAGGCGCTGCAGG GTTCTGCAGGACCAAGGCTCTTTACCATCCATTTGATAGACGCCAACACAGACAACCTGCCCAAGGCTCACACGTG TTTTAACAGGATAGACATCCCTCCCTACGAGTCTTACGAGAAACTTTATGAGAAACTGCTAACAGCTGTGGAGGAGACCTGCGGATTCGCTGTGGAGTGA